In Triticum urartu cultivar G1812 chromosome 6, Tu2.1, whole genome shotgun sequence, the following proteins share a genomic window:
- the LOC125513839 gene encoding uncharacterized protein LOC125513839, with protein sequence MEPVEIPQGVDARPECSLTPTDSVSKVLSDDDLLIEILLRLTPKPSSLRNTSLIYKRWRRILFDPQFLGRFRKHHWKLLGFFYQQFNEAPIFTPISDQLDLIAAALPENLSDPYSLGGVFLGCRNGITLVLDCARHKAIIWEPTTGGKNHVAFPPAVSHGFETSVVSAAVMCSARDVHQHLHNENCLSTFELVLVCQEDFANQTKVSVCLYDSKSNTWGDIISMTDTCKIANAARPSVMVGNALYWLLSGANILEFDFERQTLVVIEKPTTYAHVTGSSVDMSFQILRGEDNCLGLAVLSKLKLSIELWGRKSNGDGIVSWVLQKCVQLDELFSKPARRKNVILLAGYDEDTNAIFLSSDSHDFILQLESAQFRYIGRRECTHFRMYYPYTNFYIAERPPQSWIKEE encoded by the exons ATGGAACCTGTTGAGATTCCCCAAGG GGTTGATGCCAGGCCCGAGTGTTCTTTGACACCAACTGACTCTGTGTCCAAGGTGCTCAGTGATGATGACCTCCTAATTGAGATCCTCCTCCGCCTCACTCCGAAGCCATCCTCCCTCCGCAACACCTCCCTCATCTACAAGCGATGGCGCCGCATCCTCTTCGACCCCCAATTCCTCGGGCGCTTCCGCAAACACCATTGGAAGCTCCTCGGCTTCTTCTACCAACAATTTAATGAAGCCCCCATCTTCACTCCAATTTCGGACCAGTTGGACCTCATTGCAGCAGCGTTGCCGGAGAACCTGTCTGATCCTTATTCTCTAGGTGGCGTCTTCCTTGGCTGCCGCAATGGCATCACCCTCGTCCTCGACTGCGCGCGCCATAAGGCCATCATTTGGGAACCCACCACCGGGGGCAAAAACCACGTGGCTTTTCCACCAGCAGTCAGTCATGGCTTTGAAACCTCTGTTGTGAGCGCAGCGGTGATGTGCTCTGCCCGCGACGTTCATCAGCACTTGCACAACGAGAACTGCTTGAGCACATTCGAACTGGTACTGGTGTGCCAGGAAGATTTCGCTAACCAAACAAAGGTATCTGTTTGCCTCTACGACTCCAAGTCTAATACATGGGGAGATATTATATCCATGACGGATACATGCAAGATTGCTAATGCGGCAAGGCCCAGCGTCATGGTTGGGAATGCACTTTACTGGTTGCTCTCTGGAGCCAACATCCTTGAGTTTGATTTTGAAAGGCAAACCCTTGTTGTGATTGAGAAGCCGACAACATATGCCCATGTTACTGGTTCTAGCGTCGACATGTCCTTTCAGATCTTACGAGGAGAGGATAATTGCCTTGGCCTTGCGGTTCTTTCAAAGTTAAAACTGAGCATTGAGTTATGGGGGAGGAAGTCAAACGGTGATGGTATTGTCTCATGGGTGCTGCAGAAATGTGTTCAACTGGACGAGCTCTTTTCAAAACCCGCGCGCAGGAAAAATGTCATCCTGTTGGCGGGGTATGATGAGGACACAAATGCGATATTTCTATCTTCGGATTCTCATGATTTCATCCTCCAGCTCGAGTCGGCGCAGTTCAGATATATTGGAAGGCGAGAATGCACACACTTCAGAATGTATTATCCATATACAAATTTCTACATTGCAG AGAGGCCACCTCAGTCTTGGATCAAAGAAGAGTGA
- the LOC125516393 gene encoding WAT1-related protein At5g64700-like, producing the protein HFEAIKFHTASGKAKLAGVALCVAGVLVIALYAGPPLNPLNHHRAFAAAMAGGKQGDWMKGTFLMLLANLTWSLWIVLQARLLTEYPNKLLATTLQCLLSTAQSLALAAAMTAFGKDMSVVWRLRLDVGLVAVAYSGFVVTGVSFYLQAWCIERRGPVFLAMTNPVGLVLTMFCSSFFLGEVVHLGSVLGGALLVAGLYSVLLGKSKEQQQPPPPPPPPPPSLAPASAASTVKQGCCSSNARNGDKEDKIKLEEKNIKMASQV; encoded by the coding sequence CATTTCGAAGCCATCAAGTTCCACACCGCCTCGGGCAAAGCAAAGCTCGCCGGCGTCGCGCTCTGTGTCGCCGGGGTCCTCGTCATCGCCCTCTATGCCGGCCCGCCGCTCAACCCCCTCAACCACCACCGCGCCTTCGCTGCCGCCATGGCCGGCGGGAAGCAAGGGGATTGGATGAAAGGCACGTTCCTGATGCTCCTGGCCAACCTGACGTGGTCGCTCTGGATCGTCCTCCAAGCGCGCCTCCTCACGGAGTACCCCAACAAGTTGCTGGCCACGACACTGCAATGCCTGCTCAGCACGGCACAGTCCCTCGCCCTGGCGGCTGCGATGACCGCTTTCGGGAAGGACATGTCCGTCGTGTGGAGGCTACGGCTGGATGTGGGGCTCGTCGCCGTGGCCTACTCCGGGTTCGTGGTGACGGGGGTGTCCTTCTACCTGCAGGCGTGGTGCATCGAGAGGCGAGGCCCGGTGTTTCTGGCCATGACTAATCCGGTAGGGCTCGTGCTCACCATGTTCTGCTCCTCCTTCTTCCTCGGTGAGGTCGTTCACCTCGGCAGCGTCCTTGGCGGGGCGCTGCTGGTCGCCGGGCTGTACAGCGTGCTCTTGGGGAAGAGCAAGGAGCAGCAAcagccaccgccaccgccaccgccaccgccacctaGTCTAGCTCCTGCATCAGCAGCATCCACCGTGAAACAAGGATGCTGCAGTAGTAACGCTCGTAATGGTGACAAGGAGGATAAGATAAAGTTGGAGGAGAAGAATATCAAGATGGCTTCACAGGTGTAG
- the LOC125517223 gene encoding ervatamin-C-like, translating to MARAMATILLMAIVLAATTPRTSTMDITDRDLASEESLWALYERWCEHHNVGRNLSDMARRFKVFKENARMIHQFNQGDTPYKMSLNLFGDMTDEEVDHMYGSCSNLRSDSGKRRQDWFTHGDVTVPGNIPLHVDWRMRGYDQRPPAVTNVKMQGECGACWAFAATAAVEGINYIRTRNLVSLSVQQLIDCDKGSFGCRGGYVASAFKYMIKHRGIATAANYPYVAHEHDYCLMPKQKHVVTIDGFKEVPPNDEVALMQAVAAQPVIVAVDPKAFQRYGGGVFVGPCGTNRTHTMTVVGYGTTHDHDPNRRMQYWIIKNSWGAKWGENGYIRMARRAGPSKQGLCGILMEASYPVKKQ from the coding sequence GAGTCCCTATGGGCACTATACGAGCGCTGGTGCGAGCATCACAATGTGGGACGCAACCTCAGTGACATGGCCCGGCGCTTCAAAGTGTTCAAGGAGAACGCTCGCATGATCCATCAATTCAACCAAGGTGACACACCCTACAAGATGAGCCTCAACCTCTTTGGTGACATGACCGATGAGGAGGTCGACCACATGTATGGTAGCTGCTCCAACCTTAGGTCAGACAGCGGGAAACGACGCCAAGACTGGTTCACACACGGAGACGTTACTGTGCCTGGAAACATCCCACTGCATGTGGACTGGCGCATGAGAGGCTACGACCAACGGCCACCGGCGGTGACAAATGTGAAGATGCAAGGAGAGTGTGGGGCTTGTTGGGCCTTTGCGGCGACAGCAGCAGTGGAGGGCATCAACTACATCAGGACTAGGAACCTGGTGTCATTGTCTGTGCAACAGCTGATAGACTGCGACAAGGGAAGTTTCGGCTGTCGTGGTGGCTACGTGGCATCGGCCTTCAAGTACATGATCAAACACCGCGGCATCGCCACGGCTGCTAACTACCCATACGTCGCCCATGAGCATGACTACTGCTTGATGCCGAAGCAGAAACATGTCGTCACCATCGATGGCTTTAAGGAGGTGCCGCCAAATGATGAGGTGGCGTTGATGCAGGCGGTGGCAGCCCAACCTGTCATCGTGGCTGTCGACCCGAAGGCCTTCCAGCGCTATGGAGGAGGCGTCTTTGTGGGTCCGTGTGGGACGAATCGGACCCATACAATGACGGTGGTCGGCTATGGCACCACCCATGATCATGACCCCAATAGACGCATGCAATACTGGATCATAAAGAACTCGTGGGGCGCAAAATGGGGTGAAAACGGCTACATCCGCATGGCGCGCAGAGCCGGTCCCTCCAAGCAGGGCTTGTGTGGCATCCTGATGGAAGCTTCGTACCCAGTGAAAAAACAATAA